The genomic stretch CTTTGTTGAATTTTTTTAATGTATTATCCATCTGCATTATTAATATTTTTTTCATATTATTTACACAAGGATGGTAATCAATGTCTCATGTAATTTATCTTACGCTAGAAGGTGATCAGCAAGGGCTAATTTCTTCAGGGTGTTCAACATTAGATTCTATTGGCAATCGTTATCAGCAAGGGCATGAAAACCAAATACAGGTGTTGGGGTTAAATCATACGATAACCCGAGAGGAGAATGTTGCTCATCATCCTATACAGTTGATTAAGCCAATAGATAAGTCGTCACCTTTACTTGGTGTTTCTGTAACATCAAATGAGTCGCTCACTGCTAATTTTTTCTTTTATAGAACAAATCAGGCAGGGCAATTAGAGGTTTTTTATGAGTTAAAGCTTACCGATGCTAGAATTGTAGAGGTATCAGCGAGTTACCCTCACTCATTAAATGATAATGGTTCTTTACCCTATGAGGTCGTTATGCTCAGGTATAAAACTATAGCATGGAACCATAAAACTGCAGGTACATCAGGATATAGCATCTGGAGTGATAGTTAATCTTGTCGTTATATATTGTAAATAACTCTATTTATAGAAAGAATGCAATACGCGAACCTCAAAGAGGTTACTCAGGTAAGTGATTAGGGCGAACGAGGAAAGCCAGAGTGCCATAAATTGGAGTATTGCAGGTATAATTATATTATGTTGCGTCTTGATAAGAGCCTATCAAATTAGGCTCTTATAATTTCCTTTCCTATTTACTAGTCAAGCCTTCGCCCTTTTTCTTTGAAAATAGGTTTGTCACCCTTGTCTGTTTTTTTATAGACATCAAGGAACCATATGCTCTCATCATAATTTTCCTCTTCTGGCGAGGGGGTGAGTGTATAGGTGTATGAACCATTTATAAATATATATCCTCTGAAGTCTTTTGATGGCCCAACATTTAATGTCTTACCTTTTATATTTAATTCGCTTTTGTTTTTTTTATTAATTGAATGGTATGTTATGTCGTCACATTCAATATCATTCTGAGAACATTTTCCGTAAGATAAGTAAATATCATATATCTCTCCCCTGAAAAAAGGATGTGGAGAGTTTTGCTCTTGAGCTAGCGTACTGAATGTAACAATCGCTAACATTATAGATATGATTTTCTTTTTCATAGTTTTATATAAATACCTTTATGATATACATTTAATTCGCTTCTTCTCCTGTTAATTAATCCTCGCATCTGATGCCCTTGAGATATAGTATATCTCATCCATGCATTATCTATGTTCTCTGATGATTCACCATTAATTATTTTCAGAACAGTTGAATAATACAGTCCTCTTTGATGCTGGCTGTCTTTAGTTCCGATATTAAAAGAAAACATAACTAATGCATCAAATTCATTTTGGGTGACATCTACTTTAACGAAATCTCTAACTGCGGCGATGAATCTTCTAATATCTTGGTTAAATAATATATCTGCATCTGAAAAGTCTATTCCTTGTTTATACTTCTCAAACTCACTTTCACGAATTAAATGTCCGTAACCTATTGTCGCTCCTACTTTCCAATATTCAGTATCTCTTCCTGTTTGATCGTCATAAGGTTTTGTTTTTAGTACTTCATATTGCTTCATCAAATTAATGCATTGGAAACTTGGCGACATAAGGGATGCTCTTTTTCTTTCACCATTAGGGTTTGTCGCAGTAGAGCCATGAGGGGTAGGTAAAGATTCTGTATTCGAGGTTGACGTTAGACTTTCTATTGTTTTACCTCCCGGATTTATCATTCCATCAGGAAGTAAATGAAATTTCTTCTGGTATTCAATAATTGCTCTTTTAGTATTCCTCCCACATATACCATCTACTCGTAAATGCGGGAATCCATTCTTCTTCAATATTTCTTGTACAAGAGTGACATCATTTCTTTTATTCATGCCACGAAGACCGACGGATGATTCAATAGTACTCATATCATGTCCTTATGAAAAAGCATTCCAGTTCGGTTATCCGAAGGAATAAATTTATATCATAATTAAAATGTAAGAACATTAATTTTTTATAAATAAACTTAATGTGTTAATGGTCCTGATGGGCTTCGTTGAATAAACAAATTTCGGGGTATAGAAAAACCGGTTCCCTCCCTCTCAGGCAATCCTCACACTGTCTGGCATATCCTGCAATGTCATGATGGCTCGACCAGTCACGATAACCACGGCATCAGCAGCGGTTAACCACCTATCTGGGGAGAAGGAGACTGGCCCGACTCCCCGAATCATGATGTGGTGTGACATTCAGACCTGCACATCTATCGAGACATTACCCGCAGGGCCGACGGACAGATCGGCGCTGAGGTCCGCTCCCCCTCCCGTCATGCTCATCGACTGCACCGTTTTTTCGATATCGGCAATAGATTGATTGATAGCTCTAATCTGTTTCTGGGCTTCTTTATCGTCATGTCGGCTGGCATTTTTCGCCATCGCGAGTAACGATTTCAGCTCGCGAACGGCATCCTGTACCGACTTCGCATCCGCCCGATGCTGCGGCGAACCTGCGCTGCGCTCGATAAACGCGGCGGCTACGTCCTGCCACTGCTTCGCTTCCTGTGCAGAAGCATCGCCCTCACCACTTTTTGTCGCCGATGACGTACCCGCGGCGTGCTCCCCCAGAGCCGCCGATTCAGCAGAGGCACTGTCACCAGCGGTAGAGGTGGAGGAAGTAGAGGAAGTAGCCGTGGCGGCGGACAACGCAGCAGCGCCACCGCTTTCTGCTGCCACACCGGACTGATTTTCCCCACCCGCCGTGTCAGTAGCCGCCCCGCCGCTGCCTCCGCTCAATGTTTTCGCCGCCTGTCCCAGCTCGGCGGCCAACTGGCGCATTTCGCGCAGTACACCTGGGGGCACCGACTGGCCAGCCAGCGACATCAACATCATCTTCAGCATCTGGATGCGCCGTTTGATTTGTTCAATGCGCCCGCGCGCCAGGTCCTGGTCGGCACTGTTGAGTTTGCTCATCCTGGCGCGCATGGTGGCATCAATGCGTTTACGAACCTCGTCGCTGAATTGCACCATCACCGACGCCAGCGATGGCTGCTCGCGGGATGTCTCCGTTTCCGTGCTGGTTTGCGCCGTACTGGCGTCACTATCGGTCCTGACATTCTGCACGGCTGTACCTGTGGCAGAACGGTTGAAAGAAAGTGGAGAAGTCATTCGAAGTCCTATGCAGCGCCGGTCATCACCCATCAGCAAAAATGAAGCATAAGGTGCCATTCGCACCATTGGGCCACACTTTTCTGACATATATTGAAACATAACGGCACCACGCCCACAGTCTTTAGCGCATAAGCACCTTCATACCGCATCGCGGTAAGGAAAGAGTGACGCGCGTTACCCGCCACACAGAGTATCGGTGCTGCAAGACCAGCAGCCAGCATGAAAAACAGCAAAAAATATGGCATAAATAACAATGCATTACGCCAACTCATTCACGATGAAATAACTCAATATAAAATAATCACCTCAACGAAATTTAATTAAAAAAATAAATATTACGCCTTATAGACAAACCCCCATTTTGCTTCCATATTGATATTGTCGGCCTAATAAATATTACCACGGAAGACATCATCTGCCGGACTGGCATCAACCAACGAAATATGCTGCTCAATTTTCTTTCTATGCACCTGCCGACAGTGTCATAGCCCAACGCCAGATAATAGAACTTCGCTGGATAAAGCGGTATTGCGATATTTTATTGAAAATACGCCGCACCGATAACTTTATACAAAAACATAAAATAACTGAGCCCACCTAATGGACTGAGAAGGCCCACTATTTGTATTTTCCAGCAATAGGTCTCGCACTGGAAGTACATGGAAAAATGCAGTTGCACTACGTTATGGCAGGTATATCAGTCGGTCAGCTATCATGACAAGGTGATGATATTCCTTATTTTCTGGCACTCGCTCTTTGCATCACTCATGTGAACGAAGACATTGACACACAGGCACGGAATATATGGACAGATTGAAACACATGAAACTTAACACGATGATTGGCGCCGGTTTTGCTGTCGTTATTATTATCGGATTTCTCGTCGCTACATTCGGTAAAATACAATTACGAGAATTAAGCTCAGATATTCAGTTACTTTCCCAAAACCGCATCGTTAAATTACTGCTCATACAATCCTATAAGGATAATATGATCGTCGTAACTAATTCCGTGCGCAATATGGTTATGCTAACCGATGTCACCAAGATGAGTCAGGAGAGAAAGAAAATCGATGAGAGTGTGGAAAAAAATGCAGCGATCATCACTAAATTAAAAGCAATGTCCAGTGATTCAACGGGTCAGCGCTTGATAGCTCATCTGGCTGATGTCCGTCCCGACGCGGTCGCCGCACTGAGCAAAGCCATCGCACTGGCGCAATCTAATCGTAATGAGGAAGCCCGCAATGTCATCCTCAACGAAATGCAACCGGCGCAGGACAAGCTGATTGCGGCGATTGATGAGATCGTCACCTATCAGAAAACCGCCACCACCGATCTGGCTGATGATGCTGAAAATCTGTCAGACAGTGCCGGTAATACCATGTTTACTCTGGCGATCGTTGCCATGCTGATCGGCGCGCTGATCTCCTGGTTGATTACCCGTCATGTGAAAGGCACCCTCGGGGGTGAACCGGCAGAAGCCGCGCGTATTGCCCGGCAAATCGCACAAGGCAACCTGTCACTGGCGATACCGCTACAGGCAAACGACACTCACAGTCTATTGGCTGCCCTTGAGATGATGCGCCGCAGCCTGAGCCACATCGTCGATCAGGTGCGCCAGAGTAGCTATGCGATAGCGATGGGAACCAGCGAAATCGCCAGCGGAACCAACGATCTCAGCCAGCGTACCGAAGAACAGGCCGCCAGCCTGCAACAAACCGCCGCGTCCATGGAGCAAATCAGCAACGCGGTCAGCCATAACGTAGAAATCGTCCATCACGTGACTGAACTTGCCAACAATGCCAACAGTACCGCCGGTAAAGGCAATGACGTGGTCAACAATGTCATCAGCGTGATGAACGACATCAACAGCAGTTCCCAGAAGATTGTCGATATTATCCAGCTAATTGACAGCATTGCTTTTCAGACCAATATCCTGGCGCTTAATGCCGGGGTAGAAGCCGCCCGCGCCGGGGAAGAAGGGAAAGGGTTCGCTGTGGTCGCCAGTGAAGTGCGCTCGCTGGCACAGCACGCCGCCAGCGCGGCGCACGACATCAAAACCCTGATTACGGAGAGTGTACAAAAAATCGAAACCGGGGCCGACCTGGTTAACCATGCAGGCAGCACCATGAGCGATATCCTGCAACAGACCAAACAGGTTGCCGAACTGATCGGTGAGATCGGTCTTTCGACCAGTGAACAGCAACTGGGGATCTCGCAAATCAACACCGCGGTGGCGCAGTTGGATCAGGTCACCCACCAAAATGCGGCACTGGTAGAGGAATCCGCCACCGCGACCGATAGCCTAAACCATCAGGCGGCCCATCTGGTGGACGTGATCAAAGTGTTTGTGGTGGAAGAGACGATTTCACGCAAACGGCTGGATATGAACGACCCGGTCACTATTGCCGATACCCCCATCGACCACCGTCTGATTATGCATTGATACCGTGATGCACACAGTAATACATAGAAGTAATCCTATACAGAGGGGACGTGTGGCACGTCCCCCTTGTGGTGTGACCGGTCTTACCCTATCCGGCCAACGATGAGAGATGACGGGAGCACCGCCAACCGGGAGTTTTATCAGAAATGCGGCTCAATCTGCGGCAGCTCACGGTCTAAAATCTCAATCATGCCATCACGTACTGGATCACTTCCGGTACTCACCCAGGCCACCGCCAGCGGCAGCCCCTGACATGATGACGTCCCCTGATGCCGAATGGGAATAAACCTCACATTCGGCACCGACATACGAGAGACCCAACGCGGCATGATAGCCCCCCCGACACCCGCCGCAACCATATTGATAATGGTCTGCTTTTCATTGGCTTTTTGCACCACATTCGGCTTGAGCCGCGCTTCACTAAACAGATTCATGGTCACATCATGGCTATGAGGTCGCGCACGCCGGTCAGGCACGATTAACGGCAAGGTCGCCAGATCATGAATCCCGACATCCTGATGCTCTGCCAACTCATGGTGTTCCTCGATAGCGAGTACGACATTCTCATTCAGTAAAAAACGCATAGTTAGCCAGGGAGCCCAACGTTCCGGTGGACGAATAAAAATCAGATCCAAACTCCCGGTTTTCAGCCTGGGTAACAGACGGGAGGATTTATCCTCATGAATCTGCACATCCACCTGTGGATACGCCTGACGAAAGAAGTGCAACAGATGCGGAATCAAGCCAATGGCGGCACTATCAATCGCCCCAATGCGTAAAATACTGGAGTTTGCACGCCCCTGAGAACGAAAGCGGAGCGCCAGCGCATCCGCATCCGCCACCAGCTTTCTGCTTTCCTCCAGCAGCGTCTGCCCGTCCTGCGTCAACGCCACACTGCGCGTCGAGCGAATAAACAGTCTGGTGCCAAGGCACTCCTCCAGCAAACGAATATGACGCCCGAGCGCGGAAGGCAACATATCCAGCCGCTGGGCGGCATGACCGAAATGTAGCGTTTCAGCCACCGCAATAAAACAGCGCAGTTGGTTAAGTTCCATGCTCCTCCTCTGGCGATTATGTGAAAAATTTGAATAAATCATAACGCTGTTTTTTTATGAACAACACGGAAGCGGGAGACTATTGTGCTATAGCTGATCTTTATCACAGAAATAAGTAGTCAGTTTTCAGCTATTCGGTGATGCTATTTTTTAAAATCAGTAAAAATGGCGAAACACATCACAATAAAAATCAATTAATATTGATCACGATCATTTTTATCCTTCCAGAACTTATCTACTGCTGAATTATACGAATTATTTATATAAATGCAGGTGGATGATCAAGCTCGCCCCTGACTGCATAGTGACACCGCTTGTTTATATAACAGCCACCGTCTTGCCCGAGGTTATTTCTTCTTACCCTGTTTTATTAATCTGGAACGCAAAATGAAAAAAGACATTGAGCGAGAAACTCTCAAAAAAATAACCTGGCGAATAGTGCCTTTTGTGATGTTCGCTTATTTTATCGCTTTCTTTGATCGTATTAATATTGGCTTTGCCGCACTGACCATGAACCAGGACCTGGGCTTTTCCTCTACCGTATTTGGAATTGGCGCAGGCATGTTTTTTATTGGTTATTTTTTTACTGATGTTCCCTCGAATATCATTCTGCAAAAAGTCGGCCCGCGTATCTGGCTGGCACGTATCATGATCAGTTGGGGGATTGTCGCCGCCTGTATGATATCGGTAAAAACCGTGACCGGTTTTTATATTCTGCGCTTTTTCCTCGGTGTGGCAGAAGCCGGGTTCTTCTCCGGCATCATTCTTTATCTCAGTACCTGGTTCCCCTCCAAACGTCGGGCGCAGGTGATTGCCTTTTTCATGGCCGCCGCGCCCATTTCCTCCATGCTGGGTTCACCGCTGGCAGGCACCATTCTCAGTTTTCACGGTGTAATGGGGTTAACCGGCTGGCAGTTCATGTTTTTAATGGATTCCGCCGCGGCGATTTTACTGGGTATTTTCACTTTCTTTTATCTGAATGATAAACCGGAAAAAAACACCTGGTTAAATCAGGAACAGACACAATGGCTGACCGCTACGCTGCAAGAAGAAAAAGCCGCCAGAAGCAGTGACACTAAAACCAGCGCACTGAAAGGGTTGACGGATATTCGCGTCTTAACGCTGGCACTGGTTTATTTCGGTACCTCCGCTGGACTGTATTCATTAAATATCTGGTCCCCACAATTTATTAAATCCTTCGGCTTAAGCACCCTGCAAATCGGCTTTATTAATGCCATTCCGGCTGCGATTGCGGTCGTCACCATGATTTTCTGGGCTCGACATTCAGACGCTACCCGTGAACGCACCTGGCATGTGGTCAGCGCCTGTGTGCTGGCAAGCCTCGGTTTCGTGCTGGCCGGTTCCGTGCATTCACTGGGTCTTGCCATGTTGGCACTGGTATTGGCGAGCATCGGCATTTACTCCTGCAAACCACCGTTGTGGAGCATCCCATCGCTGTTTTTGTCTGGCCCGGCAGCAGCCGCAGGGCTGGCCGCGATTAACTCTATCGGTAATTTGGGCGGCTTTTTCGGCCCGGCGGTCATCGGCTGGCT from Dickeya zeae NCPPB 2538 encodes the following:
- a CDS encoding Hcp family type VI secretion system effector; the protein is MSHVIYLTLEGDQQGLISSGCSTLDSIGNRYQQGHENQIQVLGLNHTITREENVAHHPIQLIKPIDKSSPLLGVSVTSNESLTANFFFYRTNQAGQLEVFYELKLTDARIVEVSASYPHSLNDNGSLPYEVVMLRYKTIAWNHKTAGTSGYSIWSDS
- a CDS encoding MFS transporter; the encoded protein is MKKDIERETLKKITWRIVPFVMFAYFIAFFDRINIGFAALTMNQDLGFSSTVFGIGAGMFFIGYFFTDVPSNIILQKVGPRIWLARIMISWGIVAACMISVKTVTGFYILRFFLGVAEAGFFSGIILYLSTWFPSKRRAQVIAFFMAAAPISSMLGSPLAGTILSFHGVMGLTGWQFMFLMDSAAAILLGIFTFFYLNDKPEKNTWLNQEQTQWLTATLQEEKAARSSDTKTSALKGLTDIRVLTLALVYFGTSAGLYSLNIWSPQFIKSFGLSTLQIGFINAIPAAIAVVTMIFWARHSDATRERTWHVVSACVLASLGFVLAGSVHSLGLAMLALVLASIGIYSCKPPLWSIPSLFLSGPAAAAGLAAINSIGNLGGFFGPAVIGWLKEKTGDFSLALYAIAGLLLLSALLTLLIEVSRKRKVMKTSMA
- a CDS encoding cell envelope biogenesis protein TolA; the encoded protein is MQNVRTDSDASTAQTSTETETSREQPSLASVMVQFSDEVRKRIDATMRARMSKLNSADQDLARGRIEQIKRRIQMLKMMLMSLAGQSVPPGVLREMRQLAAELGQAAKTLSGGSGGAATDTAGGENQSGVAAESGGAAALSAATATSSTSSTSTAGDSASAESAALGEHAAGTSSATKSGEGDASAQEAKQWQDVAAAFIERSAGSPQHRADAKSVQDAVRELKSLLAMAKNASRHDDKEAQKQIRAINQSIADIEKTVQSMSMTGGGADLSADLSVGPAGNVSIDVQV
- a CDS encoding glycoside hydrolase family protein → MSTIESSVGLRGMNKRNDVTLVQEILKKNGFPHLRVDGICGRNTKRAIIEYQKKFHLLPDGMINPGGKTIESLTSTSNTESLPTPHGSTATNPNGERKRASLMSPSFQCINLMKQYEVLKTKPYDDQTGRDTEYWKVGATIGYGHLIRESEFEKYKQGIDFSDADILFNQDIRRFIAAVRDFVKVDVTQNEFDALVMFSFNIGTKDSQHQRGLYYSTVLKIINGESSENIDNAWMRYTISQGHQMRGLINRRRSELNVYHKGIYIKL
- a CDS encoding methyl-accepting chemotaxis protein, which encodes MDRLKHMKLNTMIGAGFAVVIIIGFLVATFGKIQLRELSSDIQLLSQNRIVKLLLIQSYKDNMIVVTNSVRNMVMLTDVTKMSQERKKIDESVEKNAAIITKLKAMSSDSTGQRLIAHLADVRPDAVAALSKAIALAQSNRNEEARNVILNEMQPAQDKLIAAIDEIVTYQKTATTDLADDAENLSDSAGNTMFTLAIVAMLIGALISWLITRHVKGTLGGEPAEAARIARQIAQGNLSLAIPLQANDTHSLLAALEMMRRSLSHIVDQVRQSSYAIAMGTSEIASGTNDLSQRTEEQAASLQQTAASMEQISNAVSHNVEIVHHVTELANNANSTAGKGNDVVNNVISVMNDINSSSQKIVDIIQLIDSIAFQTNILALNAGVEAARAGEEGKGFAVVASEVRSLAQHAASAAHDIKTLITESVQKIETGADLVNHAGSTMSDILQQTKQVAELIGEIGLSTSEQQLGISQINTAVAQLDQVTHQNAALVEESATATDSLNHQAAHLVDVIKVFVVEETISRKRLDMNDPVTIADTPIDHRLIMH
- a CDS encoding LysR family transcriptional regulator, whose amino-acid sequence is MELNQLRCFIAVAETLHFGHAAQRLDMLPSALGRHIRLLEECLGTRLFIRSTRSVALTQDGQTLLEESRKLVADADALALRFRSQGRANSSILRIGAIDSAAIGLIPHLLHFFRQAYPQVDVQIHEDKSSRLLPRLKTGSLDLIFIRPPERWAPWLTMRFLLNENVVLAIEEHHELAEHQDVGIHDLATLPLIVPDRRARPHSHDVTMNLFSEARLKPNVVQKANEKQTIINMVAAGVGGAIMPRWVSRMSVPNVRFIPIRHQGTSSCQGLPLAVAWVSTGSDPVRDGMIEILDRELPQIEPHF